From one Mycolicibacterium sp. HK-90 genomic stretch:
- a CDS encoding SPW repeat protein, which produces MSTVHSSIDQHPDILALRAGYDRVAESMAAQLTFGLTLLTAMYVALSPWIVGYDAFGRLTVNDLIVGGAIAFLSMCFSFALDRAHGMTWTLPIFGVWLIISPWVFVSGPTAGMIWSHVISGGLVMLLGFNAMYFGMRVRNSEPRHA; this is translated from the coding sequence ATGAGTACAGTCCATTCATCAATCGACCAGCACCCGGACATCCTGGCCCTGCGGGCAGGCTATGACCGTGTCGCGGAGTCGATGGCCGCGCAGCTCACGTTCGGCCTGACGTTGCTGACCGCGATGTACGTCGCACTGTCGCCGTGGATCGTCGGCTACGACGCCTTTGGCCGGCTGACCGTCAACGACCTGATCGTCGGCGGTGCGATCGCGTTCCTGTCGATGTGTTTCAGCTTCGCGCTGGACCGCGCGCACGGCATGACCTGGACACTGCCGATCTTCGGTGTGTGGCTGATCATTTCGCCGTGGGTGTTCGTCAGCGGACCGACCGCCGGGATGATCTGGTCGCATGTGATCAGCGGTGGCCTCGTGATGCTGCTGGGCTTCAATGCGATGTATTTCGGGATGCGGGTGCGCAATTCTGAACCGCGGCACGCGTAG
- a CDS encoding LuxR C-terminal-related transcriptional regulator — protein MKLAGREEELAVIRRALGGPGAHHGVVIVGRAGVGKTRLAREALSHAAASGHRTNWFVGTESARAIPLGAFTGSLSQSMCDPLPDVRRVIDSFVAQQRRGKVVIGVDDAHLLDALSAHVVHQLAQTQGVRLVVTARAGGPEPDAVTALWKDSLLDRIDLEPLSAAAATELIESVVGGPVDSRSARRFYKLTGGNALYLLQLVKDQIGAGRMHKSAGVWMWDGDVAVSQSITDMVGRRLGELDSGMALVLDTLSQCEPLSIDVLSDLVDRTDLEAAEQMHLVAVERTGRDLMATLAHPLYGELRRATAGEMHLSKIRGRIARRLAREPDGDMRATVRRALLALHSDLPPDPELFLTAARCAAVLLDPDAADRFAAAAAECGAPEAAPMRAMTLILLSRGDEAEAVLREISAPGRPDSHHWATVRAANLAWMLSRPLDAGAILETLAGTTESDEQRMERLAMQACVDAVLGNCARAEENARTALDSGGLTDFHAMMASIALTMALGALGHVDDIDEVAEQALARAITSFESSPMRFWFGAVHGRACRLTGRIDECLAMAARLDESARDVPGLVYANLAHLLGHAELIGADLAAAVKHLHEAYAGAESHEITTGLRVASCFSLAEAHAKLGQAAAAEEALARASEWVPADYVFMHTAMALATGWTLAAGGALTDAIAVVRDAGNEAARREQPTHELACLQAAAQWGDTTGAARARELADTLKLPLAQVVARHIEALVADDGDALLAAAQDYRAIGDRATATDATAQAAVAFGRHEQGKRSAYAAALAQEGAAECGGLCTPALRNPAGQPLTGRQREIVELVVAGLTNKQIAERLVMSVRSVEGHVYRACQRVGASSREELAAIIRRGPKGMR, from the coding sequence ATGAAGCTGGCGGGGCGCGAAGAAGAACTGGCGGTGATCCGTCGCGCCCTCGGCGGGCCCGGTGCCCATCACGGAGTCGTCATCGTCGGACGCGCCGGCGTCGGCAAGACCCGGCTGGCCCGGGAGGCGCTCAGCCATGCGGCGGCCTCCGGGCACCGGACCAATTGGTTCGTCGGAACTGAATCAGCGCGGGCGATTCCGCTCGGGGCGTTCACCGGATCGCTCAGCCAGAGCATGTGCGATCCGCTGCCCGATGTGCGGCGCGTCATCGATTCCTTCGTCGCCCAACAACGCCGGGGCAAGGTCGTGATCGGCGTCGACGACGCCCACCTGCTCGACGCGCTGTCCGCGCACGTCGTGCACCAACTGGCACAGACGCAAGGAGTCCGCCTCGTCGTCACGGCCCGGGCCGGCGGCCCCGAGCCCGACGCGGTCACCGCGCTCTGGAAGGACAGCCTGCTCGACCGGATCGATCTCGAACCGCTGTCCGCCGCGGCGGCGACGGAGCTGATCGAGTCTGTCGTCGGCGGACCGGTGGACAGCCGCAGCGCGCGCCGGTTCTACAAACTCACCGGCGGCAACGCGCTGTACCTGCTGCAGCTGGTGAAGGACCAGATCGGTGCCGGCCGGATGCACAAGTCCGCCGGGGTCTGGATGTGGGATGGCGATGTGGCGGTCTCGCAGAGCATCACCGACATGGTCGGCCGCCGGTTGGGCGAATTGGACTCGGGTATGGCGCTGGTGCTCGACACCCTCTCGCAGTGCGAGCCGCTGAGCATCGATGTCCTGAGTGACCTCGTGGACCGCACCGACCTGGAGGCGGCCGAGCAGATGCACCTGGTCGCGGTCGAACGTACCGGACGTGACCTCATGGCCACGCTCGCTCATCCGCTGTACGGCGAATTACGCAGGGCCACAGCCGGAGAGATGCACCTGTCCAAGATCCGCGGCCGGATCGCGCGGCGGCTGGCCCGCGAACCCGACGGGGACATGCGCGCAACCGTACGGCGCGCCCTGCTGGCCCTGCACTCCGACCTGCCTCCCGATCCGGAGCTGTTCCTGACGGCCGCCCGGTGCGCCGCGGTCCTCCTCGATCCGGATGCCGCGGACCGATTCGCCGCTGCCGCAGCCGAATGCGGCGCACCCGAGGCCGCGCCGATGCGGGCGATGACGCTGATCCTGTTGAGCCGAGGTGACGAGGCAGAGGCGGTGTTGCGTGAGATCAGCGCCCCGGGCCGGCCTGACAGTCACCACTGGGCGACGGTACGGGCCGCCAACCTGGCCTGGATGCTCAGCCGTCCACTGGATGCCGGTGCCATCTTGGAAACGCTGGCCGGCACAACCGAATCCGATGAGCAACGGATGGAACGCCTCGCCATGCAGGCGTGTGTCGATGCCGTGCTCGGCAACTGCGCACGCGCCGAGGAGAACGCCAGGACTGCCCTGGATTCCGGTGGGCTCACCGACTTCCACGCGATGATGGCGTCGATCGCGCTGACGATGGCGCTGGGTGCGCTCGGGCATGTCGACGACATCGACGAGGTGGCCGAGCAGGCGCTCGCACGCGCGATCACGTCGTTCGAATCCTCGCCCATGCGTTTCTGGTTCGGCGCCGTTCACGGCCGTGCCTGCCGGCTCACCGGCCGCATCGACGAATGTCTGGCGATGGCAGCGCGATTGGACGAGTCGGCGCGTGACGTGCCCGGTCTCGTGTATGCCAATCTCGCCCACCTGCTGGGCCATGCCGAACTGATCGGTGCCGACCTCGCCGCGGCCGTCAAACATCTTCATGAGGCCTACGCCGGCGCCGAAAGCCACGAGATAACCACGGGTTTACGGGTCGCGAGTTGTTTCTCGCTGGCAGAGGCGCATGCCAAACTCGGCCAGGCCGCCGCGGCGGAGGAGGCGTTGGCCCGGGCGAGTGAGTGGGTGCCGGCGGACTACGTGTTCATGCACACCGCGATGGCGCTGGCCACCGGCTGGACGCTGGCCGCCGGTGGCGCGCTGACCGACGCCATTGCCGTCGTGCGGGACGCCGGGAACGAGGCGGCGCGACGCGAGCAGCCCACACATGAACTGGCCTGCCTGCAGGCGGCCGCGCAGTGGGGTGACACGACCGGCGCGGCCCGCGCCCGGGAGCTCGCCGACACGTTGAAACTGCCGCTGGCCCAGGTCGTTGCCCGCCACATCGAGGCGCTTGTCGCCGACGACGGTGATGCATTGCTGGCCGCGGCGCAGGATTACCGGGCCATCGGTGACCGGGCGACGGCCACCGACGCCACCGCGCAGGCCGCTGTTGCGTTCGGCCGGCACGAGCAGGGCAAACGCAGTGCGTACGCCGCCGCCCTTGCCCAGGAGGGGGCCGCCGAATGTGGCGGGCTGTGCACCCCGGCACTGCGGAACCCGGCCGGTCAACCGCTGACCGGCAGGCAGCGGGAGATCGTCGAACTCGTGGTCGCCGGGTTGACCAACAAGCAGATCGCCGAGCGTCTGGTGATGTCGGTGCGCAGCGTCGAGGGTCATGTGTACCGGGCCTGCCAACGGGTGGGCGCCAGTTCACGCGAAGAGCTGGCCGCGATCATTCGGCGTGGCCCGAAGGGGATGCGATGA
- a CDS encoding ankyrin repeat domain-containing protein: protein MASCLPSNPSIERLRKEARRRQRANRTQLHEAQLAVARDYGFSSWPRLVHYLRDAAELSIDPGALDENSLDSADRFCSWASLRYNETDAPPRRQAAADLLNSRPNLVDDSVWAAASAADPQALARHLRDRAVPPNGTGGPFGWTPLMYLCYSRVPLGRNVDDVLDAATMLLDAGADPNAGYLWCGLSTPFTVLTGVFGEGEQGPRRQPRHPFAPELATLLLSRGAHPVDQQTLYNRMFRPDDSHLELLFAHGLADAGPSPWELRLGEAMETREQMWRRQVDWAAEHGFTDRLHLLARHGIDVSGVEAATAEFPSDPNALDEEGATALHQAAWAGDLDLIRRLLDAGADPTLTDRRFGSTPLAWAEHAYQTEAADILHRCTRPR from the coding sequence ATGGCCAGCTGTCTGCCGAGCAACCCCTCGATCGAGCGACTGCGCAAAGAAGCCCGCAGAAGGCAGCGCGCGAATCGCACCCAGCTGCACGAAGCCCAGTTGGCCGTCGCCCGCGACTACGGGTTCAGCAGCTGGCCCAGGCTCGTGCACTACCTGCGCGACGCGGCCGAGCTCAGTATCGACCCCGGCGCCCTCGACGAGAACTCATTGGACAGCGCGGACCGATTCTGTTCGTGGGCGTCCTTGCGCTACAACGAAACCGACGCGCCACCCCGCAGGCAGGCCGCCGCGGACCTGCTGAACAGCCGGCCGAACCTGGTCGATGACAGCGTCTGGGCGGCCGCCTCGGCGGCGGACCCGCAAGCGCTGGCGCGCCATCTCCGGGACCGCGCGGTACCGCCGAACGGCACCGGCGGCCCGTTCGGCTGGACACCGCTGATGTACCTGTGCTATTCACGAGTCCCGTTGGGGCGCAACGTTGACGACGTGCTCGACGCTGCGACGATGTTGCTCGACGCCGGGGCGGATCCGAACGCCGGGTATCTGTGGTGCGGACTGTCGACGCCGTTCACGGTGTTGACCGGCGTGTTCGGCGAGGGTGAGCAGGGACCCCGGCGTCAGCCCCGGCACCCGTTCGCACCCGAACTGGCCACGCTCCTGCTCAGCCGGGGCGCCCATCCCGTCGACCAGCAGACGCTGTACAACCGGATGTTCCGGCCCGACGATTCGCATCTGGAGCTGCTGTTCGCCCACGGACTGGCCGACGCCGGGCCGAGCCCGTGGGAGCTGCGTCTGGGTGAGGCGATGGAGACCCGCGAACAGATGTGGCGGCGCCAGGTCGACTGGGCTGCCGAACACGGGTTCACCGATCGACTGCACCTGCTCGCCCGGCACGGGATCGATGTGTCTGGGGTGGAGGCGGCCACCGCCGAATTCCCGAGCGACCCGAACGCCCTCGACGAGGAAGGCGCGACGGCCCTGCACCAGGCGGCCTGGGCCGGCGACCTCGACCTGATTCGGCGGCTGCTCGACGCCGGAGCCGATCCGACACTCACCGACCGGCGGTTCGGCTCGACCCCGCTGGCCTGGGCCGAGCATGCCTACCAGACCGAGGCGGCGGACATTTTGCACCGGTGCACCCGGCCTCGGTGA